The Hymenobacter swuensis DY53 genome includes the window CCGACTCACCAACGTGCGGGCCCTGCTGCTGCCCGAAGGCGTAACGGAAATACCCGCCTACCTGCAGACGCACCTGGGCGAAGTATCGGTACCCGTACTGCCGTTGCACGATACCGCCGCCATTGCCCAGCTGATTCTGGAGGAGTGGCGCGCCGCCGCGCCGCCGCTGCGGGGCCTGGTGCTGGCCGGAGGGCGCAGCCAGCGCATGGGTCAGGACAAAGGCAAGCTGCAGTACCACGGCCAGGAACAGCGCGCCTACGCGGCCGAGCTGCTGGCCCCCTTCTGCCAGGACGTGCACGTATCCTGCCGCCCCGACCAAGTGGTGGAACTCGAATACGCCGGCCTGCGCCCTCTACCCGATTCCTTCACCGACCTGGGCCCACTCAGCGGCATCCTCTCGGCCCTGCGCCTCGACCCCAACGCCGCTTGGCTGGTAGTGGCCTGCGACCTGCCCTTCCTCTCGGCCGATACGCTGGCTCATTTGGTGCAGCACCGCCAGCCGGCCCGGCTGGCCACGGCCTTCCAGAGCCCCGAAAACGAGTGGCCCGAGCCGCTCATTACCATCTGGGAACCGGCCAGCTACCCGCAGTTGCTGCGCTTCCTGAGCCTAGGCTACAGC containing:
- a CDS encoding NTP transferase domain-containing protein — its product is MPDNAASEKPRTKHAHLIRPALGEFGRHELAILGAPCGRIKELAARLVPLLSDTLRVAYVDADHAAGDDAAQGGSGGQDVMLQAGAAAELTDKITFTRLDVKRPLDRFSQPELLQYQNLVLVNGNHFRAAQQLVILDLAKPVEKKLDRLTNVRALLLPEGVTEIPAYLQTHLGEVSVPVLPLHDTAAIAQLILEEWRAAAPPLRGLVLAGGRSQRMGQDKGKLQYHGQEQRAYAAELLAPFCQDVHVSCRPDQVVELEYAGLRPLPDSFTDLGPLSGILSALRLDPNAAWLVVACDLPFLSADTLAHLVQHRQPARLATAFQSPENEWPEPLITIWEPASYPQLLRFLSLGYSCPRKTLINSDVAVLPAPAPQELRNVNTPAEAEQVRQELE